In a single window of the Limnochorda sp. L945t genome:
- a CDS encoding LacI family DNA-binding transcriptional regulator gives MESRGSGQANRAASPTVRAIAREAGVSPSTVSRVLRSPDGVSDEARRRVLGAIDRLGSTPDEVRLSASLKLKALTKSAHSQARGLLGLIVPDVSTAFYVEVLKGVEAEAYNRGYGLVLYTTAGRGHDEVIRRSLEADQAQGLIIMTPRGGASRALLERNARAIPPVVVVDHRSEGSPFPHVAVDNLKGAMDATTYLIKRGYRRIAFITGELSIQSAVDRLRGYRLALEEAGIGFDPQLVVRGDFRTPSGYRAAREWLDQKQPLPDVWFCSNDLMAFGVLQALHEAGVSVPGDTAVMGFDDIPMAQATLPPLTTVAQPMTEMGALAVRMVASMLEGGEVAVPRVVLETRLVIRQSA, from the coding sequence TTGGAAAGCCGGGGGTCGGGCCAGGCGAACCGGGCGGCATCCCCAACCGTTCGGGCCATTGCCAGGGAGGCGGGAGTGAGCCCGTCGACGGTTTCTCGCGTCCTGCGCTCGCCGGACGGTGTCAGCGACGAGGCGCGCCGGCGGGTCCTGGGAGCGATTGACAGATTGGGCTCGACCCCCGATGAGGTGAGGTTGTCGGCATCGCTGAAGCTGAAGGCCCTCACGAAGTCTGCCCACAGTCAGGCCAGGGGGTTGTTGGGGCTCATCGTTCCGGACGTCAGTACCGCCTTTTACGTCGAGGTCCTCAAGGGGGTCGAGGCCGAGGCCTACAACAGGGGGTACGGCCTGGTGCTTTACACCACAGCAGGGCGCGGGCACGATGAGGTGATTCGCAGATCCCTGGAAGCGGATCAGGCTCAAGGGCTGATCATCATGACCCCTCGCGGTGGCGCGTCCCGGGCGCTTCTGGAGCGCAACGCACGCGCCATTCCCCCTGTCGTCGTGGTGGACCATCGCAGCGAAGGCAGCCCTTTCCCGCATGTCGCCGTGGACAACCTCAAGGGGGCCATGGATGCAACCACTTATCTCATCAAAAGAGGCTACCGGCGCATCGCGTTCATCACGGGCGAACTCTCGATCCAGTCTGCCGTTGACCGTCTCCGGGGGTACCGCCTCGCGCTCGAGGAAGCGGGTATAGGGTTTGACCCGCAGCTGGTGGTGCGCGGGGATTTTCGTACCCCTTCGGGGTATCGGGCAGCAAGAGAATGGCTCGACCAGAAGCAACCGCTTCCCGACGTCTGGTTTTGCTCCAACGACCTCATGGCTTTTGGCGTCCTGCAGGCCCTTCACGAGGCTGGCGTGTCCGTGCCAGGGGATACGGCCGTGATGGGTTTCGACGACATTCCCATGGCACAGGCGACGCTGCCGCCGCTCACCACGGTGGCGCAACCCATGACGGAGATGGGTGCGCTCGCGGTGCGGATGGTGGCCAGCATGCTCGAAGGAGGGGAGGTGGCCGTTCCCCGAGTCGTCCTCGAAACCCGCTTGGTCATCCGTCAGTCGGCTTGA
- a CDS encoding GH1 family beta-glucosidase — protein sequence MLRFPEGFLWGCATAAYQIEGSPLADGAGPSIWHRFSHTPGNVERGDTGDVACDHYRRWRDDVALMRELGLKAYRFSVAWPRVLPDGRGAVNETGLAFYHRLVDALLEAGIVPFITLYHWDLPGALQDLGGWANRDVAGWFADYAALLFDRLGDRVRHWITLNEPWCVAHLGYIAGVHAPGMRDLWAGLRAVHHLLLAHGRAVQAFRASNVKKGRIGITLNLAPQYPASRSEADLAAAQRADAYHNRLVLDPIFSGRYPELLVRRFNDAWPDAPQADLETIATPIDFLGINYYSRGVVAHAPGAGFLETRSVAQPGPHTAMGWEIYPEGLFELLVRIHGEYGGPTLYITENGAAFDDRLEPSGGVHDTDRLDYLRRHFLQAHRAIEAGVRLQGYFVWSLMDNFEWAHGYSKRFGIVYVDYETQRRVIKQSGHWYREIIARNGLENGDAV from the coding sequence GTGCTCCGCTTTCCGGAGGGGTTCCTGTGGGGCTGTGCGACGGCGGCATACCAGATAGAAGGCTCTCCGCTCGCCGATGGTGCCGGCCCGTCGATATGGCACCGGTTCAGCCACACGCCGGGAAACGTCGAACGCGGCGACACCGGCGACGTGGCCTGCGACCACTACCGCCGGTGGCGGGACGACGTCGCCCTCATGCGGGAGCTGGGGTTGAAGGCGTATCGGTTTTCGGTAGCCTGGCCCCGAGTGCTGCCGGACGGGCGGGGGGCGGTCAACGAGACGGGCCTGGCTTTCTACCATCGCCTGGTGGACGCGCTGCTCGAAGCCGGCATCGTTCCCTTCATCACGCTGTATCACTGGGATCTCCCGGGCGCCCTGCAGGACCTCGGTGGCTGGGCCAACCGGGACGTGGCCGGGTGGTTCGCCGACTACGCGGCGCTCCTGTTTGACCGGTTGGGGGACCGGGTGCGCCATTGGATCACCCTGAACGAGCCGTGGTGTGTGGCGCACCTGGGGTACATCGCCGGCGTCCACGCCCCCGGGATGCGGGATCTGTGGGCGGGGCTCAGGGCGGTTCACCACCTGCTGCTGGCTCATGGCCGGGCGGTGCAGGCGTTTAGGGCGAGCAACGTCAAAAAGGGTCGAATAGGCATCACGCTCAACCTGGCCCCTCAGTACCCGGCGAGCCGGTCGGAGGCGGACCTCGCCGCGGCCCAACGCGCCGACGCCTATCACAATCGTCTCGTTCTCGACCCCATCTTCAGCGGTCGGTATCCGGAGCTCCTGGTCCGCCGCTTCAACGACGCCTGGCCTGACGCGCCGCAGGCGGACCTCGAGACCATTGCCACCCCCATCGACTTTCTCGGCATCAACTACTACAGCCGGGGTGTGGTGGCCCACGCGCCCGGGGCGGGGTTCCTGGAGACGCGGAGCGTTGCCCAGCCTGGCCCGCACACGGCCATGGGCTGGGAGATCTATCCCGAGGGGCTCTTCGAACTGCTGGTCCGGATCCACGGCGAGTACGGGGGTCCCACCCTCTACATCACGGAAAACGGCGCGGCTTTCGATGACCGCCTGGAGCCGTCGGGCGGCGTCCATGACACCGACCGGCTCGACTACCTGCGACGGCACTTCCTACAGGCGCACCGGGCCATCGAGGCGGGGGTACGGCTGCAGGGCTACTTCGTTTGGTCGCTCATGGACAACTTCGAGTGGGCGCACGGCTATTCGAAGCGCTTCGGAATCGTCTACGTGGACTACGAGACCCAGCGGCGCGTTATCAAGCAAAGCGGGCACTGGTACCGCGAGATCATCGCTCGAAACGGGCTGGAGAATGGGGATGCGGTCTGA
- a CDS encoding carbohydrate ABC transporter permease, which produces MQRLASWPAKVVIYILLGAMAALTAFPFYWMFVLASHDRSTIFRAPPPMWFGDAASANYHRLVGTLPFWRNAWNSLYTALMATATTLFFCSLAGFGFAMYDFKGRDALFGFLLATMMVPGLLGIIPYYLIIKWLGWLNFPRALYVPGMASAFGIFLMRQYIASAVPADLLDAGRIDGLSEFGLYRTVVVPLIKPAMGTLGIITFVGQWNNFMGALIVLKEREAYTLPLALRSLQGLISTDWGALMLGTALSVLPLLMAFVVGSRRIIEGLTAGALKG; this is translated from the coding sequence ATGCAGCGTTTGGCTTCGTGGCCGGCGAAGGTAGTCATTTACATCTTGCTCGGAGCCATGGCGGCCCTGACCGCGTTCCCGTTCTACTGGATGTTCGTCCTGGCCAGCCACGACCGCTCGACCATCTTCCGGGCGCCGCCGCCCATGTGGTTCGGGGACGCCGCCTCGGCCAACTACCACCGGCTCGTGGGAACCCTCCCCTTCTGGCGCAACGCGTGGAACAGCCTCTACACGGCCCTCATGGCCACGGCCACGACGCTGTTCTTCTGCAGCCTGGCCGGGTTCGGCTTTGCCATGTACGACTTCAAGGGGCGGGATGCGCTGTTCGGGTTCTTGCTGGCCACCATGATGGTGCCGGGGCTTTTGGGGATCATCCCGTACTACCTGATCATCAAGTGGTTGGGCTGGCTCAACTTCCCCCGGGCGCTGTACGTCCCGGGGATGGCTTCCGCGTTCGGGATCTTCCTGATGCGCCAGTACATCGCAAGCGCCGTGCCGGCCGACCTGCTCGACGCCGGGCGCATCGACGGCCTCAGCGAGTTCGGCCTGTACCGCACGGTGGTGGTCCCCCTGATCAAGCCCGCGATGGGCACGCTCGGCATCATCACCTTCGTCGGGCAGTGGAACAACTTCATGGGCGCCCTCATCGTGCTAAAGGAGCGGGAGGCCTACACGCTCCCGCTGGCCCTGCGGTCGCTGCAGGGGCTCATCTCGACGGACTGGGGCGCCCTCATGCTGGGGACGGCCCTCAGCGTGCTGCCGCTGCTGATGGCTTTCGTCGTGGGGTCTCGCCGGATCATCGAGGGGCTCACGGCAGGCGCTTTGAAGGGGTGA
- a CDS encoding ABC transporter substrate-binding protein, with translation MAILRRSRGLRNLGTGILSVVLVLALGAGASAKTTITVGVFPDLDSVIKAVIPEFNKAYPDIEIKLQALGYADHHNALLTALATGSGAPDVVAVEIGYLGRFAVQGGLTDLSKPPFSGGQYRDLFVPYAWGQATTADGRIVAMPADIGPGTMFYRRDVVQAAGLDINTVNTWDELVAFGRKVTRDTNGDGKPDVFLIAAASTIADAMYRGNIPEGEGVYFDARGRTVVESPRFVKAFTVAQQVRRAGLDARIGSWSNEWYEAFKRGTVAVELSGAWLAGHLQNWMAPDTAGKWGARDLPENMYVSWGGSFYAIPEQSKNKADAWKLVQFLTTRRDIQLLAFRTTNAFPALRAALDDPTFDEPVPFLGGQKARRMWAEAASKVHASVIHPGDPVAQEIVTSALTQVLEEGKDVKQALAEAKQLIERRVRR, from the coding sequence ATGGCGATTCTGCGACGCAGCAGAGGGTTGCGCAATCTTGGAACCGGTATTTTGTCGGTTGTGCTTGTCCTTGCGCTCGGGGCCGGTGCCTCGGCAAAGACCACCATCACGGTTGGGGTGTTTCCTGACCTCGACTCCGTCATCAAGGCGGTCATCCCGGAGTTCAACAAGGCGTACCCCGATATCGAGATCAAGCTCCAGGCGCTCGGGTACGCCGACCACCATAACGCTTTGCTCACGGCTCTCGCCACTGGCTCGGGCGCTCCGGACGTGGTGGCCGTCGAGATCGGCTACCTCGGACGCTTCGCCGTCCAGGGCGGCCTCACCGATCTGAGCAAGCCTCCTTTCAGTGGCGGGCAGTACCGAGATCTGTTCGTGCCTTACGCCTGGGGCCAGGCCACGACGGCGGACGGCCGGATCGTGGCCATGCCCGCTGACATCGGACCAGGGACCATGTTCTACCGCCGCGACGTGGTGCAGGCCGCCGGGCTCGACATCAACACGGTGAACACGTGGGACGAACTGGTGGCGTTCGGCCGTAAGGTGACCCGGGATACCAACGGCGACGGCAAGCCGGATGTGTTCCTCATCGCGGCTGCCTCGACCATCGCCGACGCCATGTACAGGGGCAACATCCCAGAAGGTGAGGGCGTCTATTTCGATGCCCGCGGCCGCACCGTCGTGGAGAGCCCCCGATTCGTCAAGGCCTTTACGGTCGCCCAGCAGGTGCGCCGAGCCGGCCTGGACGCCCGTATCGGTTCCTGGAGCAACGAATGGTACGAGGCGTTCAAGCGGGGCACTGTGGCAGTGGAGTTGTCCGGAGCCTGGCTGGCCGGCCATCTGCAAAACTGGATGGCGCCAGACACAGCGGGCAAGTGGGGCGCCCGCGACCTGCCCGAGAACATGTACGTGAGCTGGGGCGGGTCGTTCTACGCCATTCCCGAGCAATCGAAGAACAAGGCTGATGCATGGAAGCTGGTCCAGTTCCTGACGACCCGCCGAGACATCCAGTTGCTGGCGTTCAGGACCACCAACGCGTTCCCCGCGCTGCGGGCCGCGCTGGACGACCCGACCTTCGACGAGCCCGTGCCGTTCCTTGGTGGACAGAAGGCTCGCCGGATGTGGGCCGAAGCGGCCAGCAAGGTGCACGCATCGGTGATCCATCCGGGCGACCCCGTCGCCCAGGAGATCGTGACGTCCGCCCTGACCCAGGTGCTCGAGGAGGGCAAGGACGTCAAACAGGCCTTGGCCGAGGCCAAGCAGCTCATCGAACGGCGGGTGCGGCGGTGA
- a CDS encoding carbohydrate ABC transporter permease, with the protein MKAVQGPGHKLDGPTSHGAGPAGHPAPALSTRAAADTALRTRRWGVNRSRWQRRAAPYIFVSPFFILFAIFGLYPIAFSLYLSFHNWNAVGGLGTMEWVGIENYAFLLTDPWFWKSLWNTVVLLVVSGLPQHVIAIPLAFILNSGLVRLRNLFSSSYFMPYITSTVAVSMIFATIYGTQYGALNAALSWLQQHAGLGWLFDLVGLEMPVNWLGRAPYIKPAIAMLVVWRWFGWNTVLYLAGLQTIPRELYEAAMVDGAGVYQQFRWITLPLLKPIVFFAMTLTIIGNMQLFDEPYILTNGTGGTSEAGLTVALYLYRTGFEWLYMGSAAAMSWALFLVIVGLSFANFRLIGRAGLERRGG; encoded by the coding sequence GTGAAAGCCGTGCAGGGGCCGGGTCACAAGCTGGACGGGCCCACTTCGCATGGGGCCGGGCCGGCTGGCCACCCGGCCCCGGCCCTTTCGACCCGGGCGGCGGCCGACACAGCGCTCCGCACGAGGCGCTGGGGGGTCAACCGGTCCCGCTGGCAGCGGCGGGCCGCGCCCTACATCTTCGTCAGCCCGTTTTTCATCCTGTTTGCCATCTTCGGTCTGTACCCCATCGCCTTCTCATTGTACCTGTCGTTTCACAACTGGAACGCCGTGGGCGGGCTCGGGACGATGGAATGGGTCGGCATTGAGAACTACGCGTTCTTGCTGACCGACCCCTGGTTCTGGAAGTCCCTGTGGAATACCGTGGTGCTGCTGGTCGTATCGGGCCTGCCGCAGCACGTCATCGCCATTCCGCTCGCTTTCATCCTCAACTCGGGGCTGGTGCGGCTACGCAATCTCTTCAGCTCCTCGTACTTCATGCCCTACATCACCTCCACCGTCGCGGTGAGCATGATCTTCGCCACCATCTACGGCACCCAGTACGGGGCTCTGAATGCGGCGCTGAGCTGGCTGCAACAGCACGCCGGGCTTGGATGGCTGTTCGACCTGGTCGGCCTCGAGATGCCGGTCAACTGGCTAGGGCGGGCCCCTTATATCAAGCCGGCTATCGCGATGCTGGTCGTCTGGCGATGGTTTGGCTGGAACACCGTGCTCTACCTGGCGGGCCTTCAGACCATTCCACGGGAGCTTTACGAGGCGGCCATGGTGGACGGCGCCGGCGTTTACCAGCAGTTCCGGTGGATCACGCTGCCGCTACTCAAGCCCATCGTCTTCTTCGCGATGACGCTCACCATCATCGGCAACATGCAGCTCTTCGACGAACCCTACATCCTCACCAACGGCACGGGCGGTACCAGTGAGGCCGGGTTGACGGTCGCGCTGTACCTGTACCGGACGGGCTTCGAGTGGCTGTACATGGGGTCGGCGGCGGCCATGTCGTGGGCGTTGTTTCTCGTCATCGTCGGATTGTCGTTTGCCAACTTCCGCCTCATCGGGCGGGCCGGGCTCGAGCGCCGCGGCGGGTGA